The uncultured Desulfobulbus sp. genome window below encodes:
- the rpsG gene encoding 30S ribosomal protein S7, whose protein sequence is MPRKKLLDKRPVAPDPRFNSVLVSKFTNGLMVDGKKTVARRLFYDAMDIIGTKVADQEPLVIFEEAMENVRPRVEVKSRRVGGATYQVPVEVRPERRNALAIRWIIAFAKSRSGQAMSEKLAAELLDAYNSRGASVKKKDDTHKMAEANKAFAHYRW, encoded by the coding sequence ATGCCACGTAAAAAACTGCTGGATAAGCGCCCGGTCGCACCGGATCCTCGGTTCAACTCAGTGCTGGTTTCCAAATTCACCAACGGCCTTATGGTCGACGGTAAAAAAACTGTTGCTCGTCGTCTTTTTTATGATGCAATGGATATTATTGGGACAAAAGTTGCTGATCAGGAGCCTCTCGTGATTTTTGAGGAGGCCATGGAGAATGTGCGCCCCCGCGTTGAGGTTAAGAGCCGTCGTGTGGGTGGTGCTACCTACCAGGTTCCTGTTGAAGTGCGCCCCGAGCGTCGTAATGCCCTGGCTATTCGCTGGATTATTGCGTTTGCTAAAAGTCGTTCCGGTCAGGCAATGTCGGAAAAACTGGCGGCAGAATTGCTCGATGCGTACAACAGCCGCGGTGCTTCCGTGAAGAAAAAAGACGATACGCATAAAATGGCCGAAGCAAACAAAGCGTTTGCTCACTACCGCTGGTAG
- the rpsJ gene encoding 30S ribosomal protein S10, which translates to MPADKIRIRLKGYDHKLLDLSTKEIVDTARRTGATIVGPIPLPTSTSKYTVLRSPHVDKKSREQFEMRTHRRLLDILEPTQQTIDSLMKLELSAGVDVEIKLP; encoded by the coding sequence ATTCCTGCAGATAAAATTCGTATACGATTAAAAGGGTATGATCATAAGCTCCTTGATCTGTCCACCAAAGAAATCGTAGATACCGCAAGACGGACTGGTGCTACCATCGTTGGACCCATTCCGCTGCCTACGAGTACCTCAAAATACACAGTATTGCGGTCGCCTCATGTGGATAAAAAATCTCGCGAGCAATTCGAGATGCGTACCCATCGCCGACTGCTCGACATTCTTGAGCCGACACAACAAACCATCGACTCGCTGATGAAGCTTGAGCTTTCAGCCGGAGTTGACGTGGAAATCAAACTTCCCTGA
- the tuf gene encoding elongation factor Tu — protein MAKEKFERTKPHVNVGTIGHIDHGKTTLTAAITRVLSTKGQAQFTDFSDIDKAPEEKERGITIATAHVEYETPGRHYAHVDCPGHADYIKNMITGAAQMDGAILVVAATDGPMPQTREHILLARQVGVPAMVVFLNKCDMVDDEELIELVEMELRELLDKYDFPGDDIPIVQGSALLALENPEDEEKAKCIWDLMEQVDSYIPEPERAVDKPFLMPVEDVFSISGRGTVATGRVERGVIHVGDEIEIVGIRDTAKTTCTGVEMFRKLLDEGQAGDNIGALLRGVKREEIVRGQVLAKPGSITPHKKFKAEAYILNKEEGGRHTPFFNGYRPQFYFRTTDVTGVVTLEDGVEMVMPGDNVHVTGELITPIAMEVGLRFAIREGGRTVGAGVVSEIIE, from the coding sequence ATGGCGAAGGAAAAATTTGAGCGGACTAAGCCGCATGTCAATGTTGGTACTATCGGTCATATCGATCATGGTAAAACCACACTGACAGCTGCGATTACACGTGTACTGTCAACCAAAGGGCAGGCTCAATTTACTGACTTTAGTGATATTGATAAAGCCCCGGAAGAGAAAGAGCGTGGTATCACCATCGCGACAGCTCACGTCGAGTATGAGACCCCCGGCCGTCACTATGCACATGTTGACTGCCCTGGCCATGCTGACTACATCAAAAACATGATCACCGGTGCAGCGCAGATGGACGGCGCTATCCTGGTGGTAGCAGCTACTGATGGCCCCATGCCTCAGACACGTGAGCATATCCTCCTGGCTCGTCAGGTTGGTGTTCCGGCTATGGTCGTCTTCTTGAACAAGTGCGACATGGTAGACGACGAAGAGCTCATCGAGCTGGTTGAGATGGAGCTTCGTGAGCTGCTTGACAAGTATGATTTTCCTGGTGACGATATTCCAATTGTCCAGGGGTCAGCACTTCTTGCTTTGGAAAATCCGGAAGACGAAGAGAAAGCCAAATGCATTTGGGACCTCATGGAGCAGGTAGACAGTTACATCCCTGAGCCAGAGCGTGCGGTCGATAAACCTTTTCTTATGCCTGTTGAGGATGTTTTCTCTATCTCCGGTCGTGGTACCGTTGCCACCGGTCGTGTTGAGCGTGGTGTTATCCACGTGGGTGACGAAATCGAGATCGTCGGTATTCGTGATACCGCCAAAACCACCTGTACAGGTGTTGAGATGTTCCGCAAGCTGCTGGACGAAGGCCAGGCTGGCGATAACATCGGCGCACTGCTTCGCGGCGTGAAACGCGAAGAGATTGTTCGCGGTCAGGTTCTGGCCAAACCGGGTTCCATTACCCCGCACAAAAAATTTAAAGCTGAGGCCTATATCCTCAACAAGGAAGAGGGAGGACGTCATACTCCTTTCTTCAACGGATATCGTCCCCAGTTCTATTTCCGGACCACTGACGTGACCGGTGTTGTTACCCTCGAAGATGGTGTCGAGATGGTAATGCCTGGTGATAATGTGCATGTGACCGGTGAGCTGATCACACCAATCGCCATGGAAGTTGGTCTTCGCTTTGCTATCCGCGAAGGTGGCCGCACCGTTGGTGCTGGTGTAGTCTCCGAAATTATCGAATAA
- the fusA gene encoding elongation factor G — MAHIDAGKTTTTERVLYYTGRSHKIGEVHDGTAVMDWMEQEQERGITITSAATTCQWKDCQINIIDTPGHVDFTVEVERCLRVLDGVVAVFCAVGGVEPQSETVWRQADRYHIPRLAFVNKMDRIGASFQRCLEQIETRLGASPVALTLPVGAEDTFEGIIDLIEQKMLTFDEDSKGQVVSEQDIPDALQEESTAARVALIEKLADFDEGVMEKYLNDQEIAPGEIREALRTATLKLNLVPVLCGSAFKNKGVQPLLDAITWYLPSPVDVPPVEGMDKDGAPLIRKPVRSESFCGLVFKLQSDPYVGHLSFIRVYSGELKLGDKVFNPSKRKTEKISKLIKLHANKREEVDQIGPGDIGAVVGLKFTRTGDTLCENGENILLEAIEFPEPVIGIAIEPKTKADEGVLAEGLEKIAWEDPSFKISASEETGQTIISGMGELHLEIIVDRLIREFKVKANIGKPQVAYRETITKAAHAEGRFESLGTGKEQYGHVELEVAPGEKGSGKTFLSKVDEKQIPAPFIEAIKRGVLDSLDSGPVVGYPMMDVTVTLVGGSYDEEKSTEMAFGVAGTMACRKAVGQADPVLMEPVMNLDVVTPEEYLGDVINDLNKKRAQVIGVDAEQNRQVVHAKAPLAELFGYSTDLRSATQGRATFTMIFSDFAMIPAKSAEAIIHKIKGV; from the coding sequence ATGGCCCATATTGACGCTGGGAAAACAACAACCACTGAGCGGGTCCTATATTATACAGGCCGATCGCATAAGATTGGCGAGGTTCACGATGGCACCGCTGTCATGGACTGGATGGAGCAAGAGCAGGAACGCGGTATAACGATTACGTCGGCTGCCACAACCTGCCAGTGGAAAGACTGCCAGATTAATATCATCGATACCCCAGGGCATGTTGACTTTACCGTAGAAGTTGAACGGTGCTTGCGAGTTCTGGATGGTGTTGTAGCTGTTTTTTGTGCAGTCGGTGGAGTAGAGCCTCAGTCTGAGACTGTCTGGAGGCAGGCTGATCGCTACCACATACCACGTCTTGCTTTTGTAAATAAGATGGACCGCATCGGGGCATCCTTCCAGCGATGTCTTGAGCAGATTGAAACCCGTCTAGGGGCTTCACCGGTAGCGCTGACGTTGCCTGTCGGGGCTGAAGATACCTTTGAAGGTATCATTGACCTGATCGAGCAGAAGATGCTGACCTTTGATGAAGATTCAAAAGGTCAAGTTGTCAGTGAACAAGATATACCGGATGCACTACAGGAAGAATCTACGGCCGCGAGAGTGGCGCTTATCGAGAAGTTGGCCGACTTCGATGAAGGCGTCATGGAAAAATACTTAAACGATCAAGAGATCGCTCCCGGTGAAATCAGAGAGGCGTTGCGGACAGCAACCCTTAAGCTGAACTTGGTGCCGGTGCTGTGTGGCTCAGCATTTAAAAACAAAGGGGTTCAACCTCTTTTGGATGCAATCACATGGTATCTGCCTTCACCCGTTGATGTTCCCCCGGTCGAGGGGATGGATAAGGACGGTGCGCCGCTTATCCGTAAGCCAGTGAGGAGCGAATCATTTTGTGGCCTGGTATTTAAGCTGCAAAGTGATCCGTATGTTGGGCATTTATCTTTTATCCGTGTCTATTCAGGTGAGCTGAAACTCGGAGACAAAGTGTTCAATCCCAGCAAACGGAAAACTGAGAAGATCTCGAAGCTAATAAAACTCCACGCAAACAAGCGTGAGGAAGTCGATCAGATCGGGCCTGGTGATATCGGTGCCGTGGTCGGGCTTAAGTTTACACGAACAGGTGATACGCTGTGTGAAAACGGCGAGAACATCCTCCTGGAAGCCATAGAGTTTCCAGAACCTGTCATTGGCATCGCCATCGAGCCAAAAACCAAGGCTGATGAAGGTGTGCTTGCCGAAGGACTTGAAAAAATTGCTTGGGAAGATCCTAGTTTCAAGATTTCTGCAAGTGAAGAGACAGGGCAGACGATTATTTCGGGTATGGGTGAGCTGCATCTCGAAATTATTGTCGATCGACTGATTCGTGAATTTAAGGTCAAGGCCAACATCGGTAAGCCACAGGTTGCCTATCGTGAGACAATTACCAAGGCTGCACATGCCGAAGGTCGGTTCGAGTCACTCGGAACTGGTAAAGAGCAGTACGGGCATGTTGAACTTGAAGTCGCGCCTGGCGAGAAGGGCAGTGGAAAAACGTTTCTCTCCAAAGTGGATGAAAAGCAAATTCCGGCCCCCTTTATCGAAGCCATTAAGCGCGGCGTCTTGGACAGTCTCGACAGTGGTCCCGTTGTCGGCTATCCGATGATGGATGTAACTGTCACCTTGGTCGGTGGCTCTTATGACGAAGAGAAGTCAACCGAGATGGCCTTCGGTGTCGCGGGTACCATGGCTTGCCGCAAGGCGGTAGGTCAGGCTGATCCGGTCTTGATGGAGCCGGTTATGAATCTGGATGTGGTTACTCCGGAGGAATACCTCGGCGATGTAATCAACGACTTAAATAAAAAACGTGCTCAGGTAATTGGCGTCGATGCTGAGCAGAACCGGCAGGTGGTTCATGCCAAAGCTCCCCTGGCGGAGTTGTTTGGTTATTCAACGGACCTTCGGTCCGCCACCCAGGGTAGAGCAACATTTACCATGATTTTTAGCGACTTTGCGATGATACCAGCAAAAAGCGCTGAAGCTATTATTCATAAAATTAAAGGCGTATAA
- the rpoC gene encoding DNA-directed RNA polymerase subunit beta', translating to MEELFSFFAKPKGPVSFNKVKISLASPEKIREWSHGEVKKPETINYRTFKPERDGLFCAKIFGPVKDYECNCGKYKRMKHRGVVCEKCGVEVIQSKVRRERLGHIELAAPVAHIWFLKSLPSKIGAILDMTLKQLERILYFESYAVVTSEVEALPVGSLLNEEQYRNALEEYPGQFRVGIGAEAIREMLMGLDLKELSETLRREMKETGSVTKRTKYGKRLNVVEAFRDSGNRPEWMILEVIPVLPPDLRPLVPLEGGRFATSDLNDLYRRVINRNNRLKRLLELDAPDIIIRNEKRMLQEAVDVLFDNGRRGRTITGPNKRPLKSLSDMLKGKQGRFRQNLLGKRVDYSGRSVIVVGPHLRLHQCGLPKKMALELFKPFIYNQLERKGYVTTIKSARKMVEKGTKEVWDVLDSIVQEYPVILNRAPTLHRLGMQAFEVVLIEGKAIQLHPLVCAAFNADFDGDQMAVHVPLSVEAQVEARVLMMSTNNILSPANGGPIIIPSQDIVLGLYYMTRERIGVSGEGFIFSGPQEARIAYDHGAAHMQAKVKVRLKNGLVDTTVGRILVGELLPEVIPFSLVNKELSKKELAFLIDYTYRHGGTKETVILADRLKDLGYEYATRAGISICINDMKIPVRKEEFVEEAEKEAADVDQQYSDGLITDGEKYNKIIDIWSKATDKITKEMMDEMAVEFMADNTGAVQEIKSFNSVYIMADSGARGSKDQIRQLAGMRGLMAKPSGEIIETPIKANFREGLNVLEYFISTHGARKGLADTALKTANSGYLTRRLVDVAQDSTIVQRDCGTMRGTMAEPLIEGGEVIVRIGERILGRVALEDVVDPHSGEIIVAMDEEITEDRVEAIEAAGVDRVMIRSVLTCEAKRGVCAMCYGRDLGRGHMVNIGEAVGIIAAQSIGEPGTQLTMRTFHIGGTARGSVEQAEVRSQRGGNIRYKNLHSVTNADGLQIVMNRNAEITVLDDQGLDRERFPVPYGATLRFPDGALVDPGSVIADWDAFSIPIVAEVGGKIKYGDVVEGESMQERVDQITGKASKVITTVSSNKQMNPRVTIKDERGRTMKLSDGELAARYPLPVGSIITVDEQDIIGPGTVIAKIPRETTKTKDITGGLPRVAELFEVRKPKEQAVITEIDGRVSFGKDLKGKRRVIVTPEIGEPKEYLVPKAKHITVHENDWVEAGDQLMEGIRLPNDILRVKGAEELARFLVNEIQEVYRLQGVKINDKHIETIVRQMLKRVRITDPGDSRFMLDQQVEWWKFQEENERMMKEGLQPAAAEPLLLGVTKASLSTDSFISAASFQETTKVLTNAAMAGKIDDLSGLKENVIMGRLISAGTGLKRYRIYEDN from the coding sequence GTGGAAGAACTTTTTAGCTTCTTTGCAAAACCGAAAGGTCCCGTCAGTTTCAATAAGGTAAAAATATCTCTGGCCTCTCCTGAGAAAATCAGAGAGTGGTCACATGGTGAGGTGAAGAAACCCGAAACCATCAACTACCGTACCTTCAAACCTGAACGGGACGGCCTGTTCTGCGCCAAAATTTTTGGACCGGTCAAAGACTACGAGTGTAACTGCGGTAAGTACAAGCGGATGAAACACCGTGGTGTTGTCTGTGAAAAGTGTGGTGTTGAAGTCATTCAGTCCAAGGTTCGCCGTGAGCGCCTTGGCCACATAGAACTCGCAGCCCCGGTTGCCCACATCTGGTTCCTCAAGAGTTTGCCCTCTAAAATCGGGGCAATCCTCGATATGACCCTCAAACAGCTTGAACGGATTCTCTACTTTGAGTCCTATGCTGTTGTCACCTCTGAGGTCGAAGCGCTTCCTGTCGGCTCCCTGCTCAATGAAGAGCAGTACCGCAACGCACTTGAGGAGTACCCGGGACAGTTTCGTGTAGGAATTGGTGCCGAGGCCATCCGCGAGATGCTCATGGGGCTAGATCTCAAAGAACTCTCTGAGACGCTGCGTCGTGAGATGAAAGAGACCGGTTCGGTGACCAAACGTACCAAATATGGTAAGCGGCTTAATGTTGTCGAGGCCTTTCGTGATTCCGGCAACCGCCCAGAGTGGATGATCCTTGAGGTTATTCCGGTTTTGCCACCGGATCTGCGTCCGCTGGTTCCTTTGGAAGGTGGACGTTTTGCCACCTCGGATCTCAACGACCTCTATCGCCGCGTAATTAACAGGAACAACCGTCTTAAACGTCTCCTTGAGCTGGACGCACCGGATATTATTATCCGCAATGAAAAGCGTATGCTCCAGGAAGCGGTGGACGTTCTCTTTGATAACGGCCGTCGCGGGCGTACTATCACCGGACCCAACAAACGACCGCTGAAATCCCTTTCCGATATGCTCAAGGGTAAGCAAGGCCGTTTCCGCCAGAACCTTTTGGGTAAACGTGTCGATTACTCAGGTCGTTCTGTAATCGTCGTTGGCCCGCACCTGCGACTCCATCAGTGCGGTCTGCCAAAGAAAATGGCGCTCGAGCTGTTCAAGCCCTTTATTTACAACCAACTCGAACGTAAGGGCTACGTTACCACCATCAAAAGCGCACGCAAGATGGTCGAGAAGGGAACCAAAGAGGTTTGGGACGTTCTTGATTCCATCGTTCAGGAATACCCGGTTATTCTGAACCGTGCTCCAACACTCCATCGTCTTGGTATGCAGGCCTTTGAAGTGGTGTTGATCGAGGGTAAGGCTATTCAGTTGCACCCGCTGGTCTGTGCCGCCTTTAACGCCGACTTTGACGGTGACCAGATGGCCGTGCATGTGCCGCTTTCTGTTGAGGCACAGGTTGAGGCCCGCGTCCTGATGATGTCCACCAATAACATCCTCTCTCCGGCAAACGGTGGCCCGATCATTATTCCTTCCCAGGATATCGTTCTTGGTCTCTATTACATGACTCGTGAACGTATCGGTGTTTCTGGTGAGGGGTTTATTTTTTCCGGTCCCCAGGAGGCACGCATTGCCTACGACCACGGCGCTGCTCACATGCAGGCCAAGGTTAAGGTTCGATTAAAAAATGGCCTGGTTGATACCACGGTCGGTCGTATCCTGGTTGGAGAGTTATTGCCAGAGGTGATCCCGTTCTCCCTGGTCAATAAAGAGCTCTCCAAAAAAGAGCTGGCCTTCCTTATTGACTATACCTATCGCCATGGTGGCACCAAGGAGACGGTTATTCTTGCTGACCGACTTAAAGATTTAGGATACGAGTACGCGACCCGGGCCGGTATCTCCATCTGTATCAACGACATGAAAATTCCTGTTCGTAAGGAGGAATTTGTCGAAGAGGCAGAGAAGGAAGCAGCTGATGTTGATCAGCAGTACTCTGATGGTCTCATCACCGACGGTGAAAAGTACAATAAGATCATCGATATTTGGTCAAAGGCTACGGATAAGATCACCAAAGAGATGATGGACGAGATGGCGGTCGAGTTTATGGCCGACAACACCGGCGCCGTCCAGGAAATCAAAAGCTTCAACTCGGTCTACATCATGGCCGACTCGGGTGCTCGTGGCTCCAAGGATCAGATTCGTCAGTTGGCTGGTATGCGTGGTCTTATGGCCAAACCCTCCGGTGAGATCATTGAGACTCCAATTAAGGCGAACTTCCGAGAAGGCCTGAATGTCCTTGAGTACTTCATCTCAACCCACGGTGCCCGTAAAGGTCTTGCAGATACCGCACTGAAGACCGCGAACTCTGGTTACCTGACCCGTCGTCTGGTCGATGTTGCCCAGGATTCCACCATCGTACAACGCGATTGTGGCACCATGCGCGGTACCATGGCCGAGCCGCTGATTGAGGGGGGTGAGGTTATTGTTCGCATCGGTGAACGTATTCTTGGTCGTGTTGCCCTGGAAGACGTGGTCGACCCCCATAGCGGAGAGATCATTGTCGCTATGGACGAAGAGATCACCGAGGACCGTGTTGAGGCAATCGAGGCAGCCGGTGTGGATCGAGTCATGATCCGTTCCGTTCTCACCTGCGAAGCCAAACGTGGTGTCTGTGCCATGTGCTATGGTCGTGACCTTGGTCGCGGGCACATGGTCAATATCGGTGAGGCTGTCGGTATCATCGCAGCCCAGTCCATTGGCGAGCCTGGAACTCAGCTGACCATGCGTACCTTCCATATTGGTGGTACTGCCCGTGGTTCTGTTGAGCAGGCCGAGGTTCGCTCTCAGCGTGGTGGTAACATTCGCTACAAAAACCTGCATTCCGTTACCAACGCGGATGGGTTGCAGATTGTCATGAACCGGAATGCTGAGATTACGGTTCTTGATGACCAGGGACTTGACCGTGAGCGATTCCCCGTTCCTTACGGTGCCACTTTGCGCTTCCCTGATGGAGCATTGGTCGATCCCGGTTCCGTCATCGCTGACTGGGACGCTTTCTCCATTCCCATCGTGGCTGAAGTCGGTGGTAAGATTAAATACGGTGACGTTGTTGAGGGTGAGTCCATGCAGGAACGTGTTGACCAGATCACCGGTAAGGCCTCGAAGGTTATTACCACGGTCAGCTCCAACAAGCAGATGAACCCGCGTGTTACCATTAAGGACGAGCGGGGCCGCACCATGAAACTCTCCGATGGTGAGTTGGCTGCGCGCTATCCGTTGCCGGTTGGTTCGATTATCACCGTTGACGAACAGGACATCATCGGACCAGGTACCGTTATCGCGAAAATTCCGCGTGAGACCACCAAAACAAAAGATATTACCGGTGGTCTTCCCCGCGTTGCTGAGCTGTTTGAGGTGCGTAAACCAAAAGAGCAGGCCGTCATCACTGAGATCGATGGTCGGGTCAGTTTTGGTAAAGATCTTAAAGGGAAACGTCGCGTTATCGTCACCCCGGAGATCGGTGAACCCAAAGAGTATCTGGTTCCCAAAGCCAAACACATCACCGTTCACGAAAATGACTGGGTTGAGGCTGGCGATCAGCTGATGGAAGGTATCCGTCTGCCTAACGATATTCTTCGGGTCAAGGGGGCTGAGGAATTGGCGCGCTTCCTGGTCAATGAGATCCAGGAGGTGTATCGCCTCCAGGGTGTTAAGATCAACGATAAGCACATCGAGACCATCGTGCGTCAGATGCTCAAACGTGTTCGCATTACCGATCCGGGTGACTCTCGCTTCATGTTGGATCAACAGGTTGAATGGTGGAAGTTCCAGGAAGAGAACGAGCGTATGATGAAAGAAGGCTTACAGCCAGCCGCTGCTGAGCCGCTGCTCTTGGGTGTGACCAAGGCATCGCTGTCAACGGATTCCTTTATCTCCGCTGCCTCCTTCCAGGAGACCACCAAGGTATTGACCAATGCTGCGATGGCAGGGAAAATCGATGATCTTTCCGGTCTCAAAGAGAATGTCATCATGGGGCGCTTGATCTCAGCAGGTACCGGATTGAAGCGTTATCGGATTTACGAGGACAACTAA
- the rpsL gene encoding 30S ribosomal protein S12, with product MPTINQLVRNRRKKQTKKTNTPALQSCPQRRGVCVRVYTTTPKKPNSALRKVARVRLTNGIEVTSYIPGIGHNLQEHSVVLIRGGRVKDLPGVRYHIIRGTLDTLGVNDRRQGRSKYGAKRPK from the coding sequence ATGCCCACTATTAATCAACTCGTCAGAAATAGACGGAAGAAACAGACCAAAAAAACCAATACTCCTGCTCTGCAGTCATGTCCGCAGAGACGAGGCGTATGTGTACGTGTCTATACCACAACACCCAAGAAACCGAACTCGGCGTTGCGTAAAGTAGCCAGGGTGCGTCTGACCAATGGAATCGAGGTGACTTCCTATATTCCAGGTATTGGGCATAACCTGCAGGAGCATTCGGTCGTATTGATCCGTGGTGGTCGTGTTAAGGACTTGCCTGGTGTACGTTATCACATTATACGTGGTACTCTTGATACCCTTGGTGTGAATGATCGTCGTCAGGGCCGGTCTAAATACGGGGCTAAACGTCCTAAATAA